From a region of the Lactuca sativa cultivar Salinas chromosome 4, Lsat_Salinas_v11, whole genome shotgun sequence genome:
- the LOC111883074 gene encoding isocitrate dehydrogenase [NADP] produces MLHLKHRLPIMSTTAAAMLSSSSSSSSVSLRNPRLPISSSFNYFGSVKSCNRLSLCSRLSKVSLRCFASSTTTAMDKIPVLNPIVEMDGDEMTRIIWQMIKDKLIFPYIDLDIKYFDLGILNRDATDDEVTVESAHAALKYNVAVKCATITPDETRVKEFGLKSMWRSPNGTIRNILDGTVFREPIMCKNVPRIVPGWTKPICIGRHAFGDQYRATDAVIKGPGKLKMVFVPENGETPMELDVFDFKGPGIALAMYNVDESIRSFAESSMSMALSKRWPLYLSTKNTILKKYDGRFKDIFQEVYEKNWKEKFEEHSIWYEHRLIDDMVAYALKSDGGYVWACKNYDGDVQSDLLAQGFGSLGLMTSVLLSSDGKTLEAEAAHGTVTRHFRQHQKGNETSTNSIASIFAWTRGLQHRAKLDKNERLADFVTKLETSCVETVESGKMTKDLAILIHGPKASREFYLNTEEFIDAVAQNLNSKLQPLAVGSLK; encoded by the exons ATGCTTCATCTAAAACACCGCCTGCCCATCATGTCCACTACCGCCGCCGCCATGttgtcttcttcttcatcttcatcttctgtatcactcagaaaccctagattacCAATATCATCGAGTTTCAATTACTTCGGTAGTGTAAAATCCTGCAACCGCCTTTCTCTTTGCAGTCGCTTATCCAAAGTTTCACTTCGTTGTTTCGCTTCGTCTACTACCACCGCTATGGATAAAATCCCCGTTCTCAATCCCATTGTTGAGATGGACG GTGATGAAATGACGAGGATCATATGGCAGATGATTAAAGACAAG CTCATTTTTCCGTACATAGATTTGGATATTAAGTATTTTGATTTGGGAATATTGAATCGTGATGCTACAGATGATGAAGTTACTGTAGAAAGCGCCCATGCCGCTCTGAA GTATAATGTTGCTGTAAAATGTGCTACAATCACACCTG ATGAGACAAGAGTCAAGGAATTTGGATTGAAGTCCATGTGGAGGAGTCCCAATGGCACAATCAGGAATATTTTAGATG GGACGGTTTTTCGAGAGCCTATTATGTGCAAGAATGTTCCTAGAATAGTCCCAG gGTGGACGAAACCGATTTGTATTGGTAGGCATGCATTTGGTGACCAGTATCGTGCTACAGATGCAGTCATTAAAGGGCCAGGAAAACTCAAGATGGTTTTTG TCCCAGAGAATGGTGAAACTCCCATGGAGCTTGATGTTTTTGACTTTAAAGGTCCTGGAATTGCACTTGCAATGTATAATGTTGATGAG TCTATCCGTTCGTTTGCTGAATCATCAATGTCAATGGCACTCTCAAAGAGATGGCCTTTATATCTGAGCACCAAAAATACTATTTTGAAGAAATATGATGGGAG GTTTAAGGATATCTTTCAAGAGGTATATGAGAAGAATTGGAAGGAGAAATTTGAAGAACATTCGATATG GTATGAACATCGATTGATTGATGACATGGTGGCTTATGCCCTAAAAAGTGATGGTGGGTATGTTTGGGCATGCAAGAACTATGATGGAGATGTCCAAAGTGATTTACTAGCTCAAG GATTTGGTTCTCTGGGCCTCATGACATCAGTTTTG CTGTCATCAGATGGTAAGACACTAGAAGCTGAGGCAGCCCATGGGACAGTAACACGTCATTTTAGGCAACACCAAAAGGGAAATGAAACCAGCACAAACAGTATTGCCTCAATTTTCGCATGGACAAGAGGACTTCAACATCG AGCCAAGTTGGATAAAAACGAACGATTAGCGGATTTTGTTACAAAGCTAGAGACCTCGTGTGTTGAGACTGTTGAGTCAGGAAAGATGACAAAGGATCTTGCCATTCTAATCCATGGACCCAA GGCATCAAGGGAGTTCTACTTGAACACTGAGGAGTTCATTGATGCTGTTGCTCAAAATCTCAACTCTAAGCTTCAACCTCTTGCAGTTGGTTCATTAAAGTAA